In the Candidatus Eisenbacteria bacterium genome, TCCCGCATAGGAAGGGGCAGAACGCGCCCCACGACAACATGATGCTCCTCCCGGGCCGAATTGCCAAGCCCGTTTGAGCGGTCCCGACGCCCCAAATCGCTCTCCCGTCACGCCCCAAATCACGCCCCCTATGTCCCGACCAGCTTTCGAATCTTGGTGAGGATCCGTCCCGCCGCCTTCCCGTCGCCGTAGGGATTCCCCTTGGCCGTCATCGCGGCGTAGCGCTTGGGGTCCTCCAGCAGCTCGGCGGCCGCCGCGACGATCGCGTCGCGGTGCGGCCCGACGAGGCGCACGACCCCCGCTTCCACCGCTTCCGGCCGCTCGGTCTCGTCGCGAAGGACCAGGACCGGCTTTCGGAGCGACGGCGCCTCCTCCTGGATTCCGCCGGAATCGGTCAGGATCCCACCGGAATCGGTCAGGATGAGGTACGACGCTGCCATGAGGTCCGCGAACGCCTTGTACTCGATGGGGTCGATCAGATGAACGCCAGGCATACCGGCGAGCGCCTGCCGGACGGGGCGATCGACGTTCGGATTGCGATGCACTGGGTAGACGATGTCGACGTCGGCGAAGCGCGAAGCCAGATCGCGGAGCGCTCCGATCACTTCCAAAAGCGGCGCGCCGAAATTTTCCCGGCGGTGCGCGGTCACGAGCACGATCCGCTTCCCCCGATACGGAAGGACCGGCGCGCGCTTCGGCTCCACCTTCACCACGTCGAGCAGCGCGTCGATCACAGTGTTCCCGGTCACCGTGATGGCCCCGTCCGCGACGCCGTCGCGAAGCAGATTCTGCCGCGCGCGCTCGG is a window encoding:
- a CDS encoding UDP-N-acetylglucosamine 2-epimerase (non-hydrolyzing), encoding MAPVLRLLAKEGGIRSLVCVTAQHREMLDQVLALFEIRPDHDLDLMREGQTLTEITTRALTELQPYLEREKPDLLLVQGDTTTTMAASLAAFYARVPVGHVEAGLRTWDNEYPYPEEVNRRMTSVIAAHHFAPTERARQNLLRDGVADGAITVTGNTVIDALLDVVKVEPKRAPVLPYRGKRIVLVTAHRRENFGAPLLEVIGALRDLASRFADVDIVYPVHRNPNVDRPVRQALAGMPGVHLIDPIEYKAFADLMAASYLILTDSGGILTDSGGIQEEAPSLRKPVLVLRDETERPEAVEAGVVRLVGPHRDAIVAAAAELLEDPKRYAAMTAKGNPYGDGKAAGRILTKIRKLVGT